In a single window of the Tellurirhabdus bombi genome:
- a CDS encoding DUF2334 domain-containing protein yields MKKILSYLLLIGLLPVFLQCTRTAKKSVANRGTKQVIILKADDLIFGDSAHVFPERWQKYLDYIRQKEVKSSVGIILNSLDKGTPAYAREVKALQVRDGIELWNHGYTHQMNGTDANGTKFHEFWNTSLEHQITQLRRSQAVAREKLGLTLHTFGAAGNAQDSNTVKALAQFPDLKVWLRGDTTSNKFILKKQSGDLVEFPVHNPDYQQFIAHYDPTKAYLLLQYHPMSWDERRFGEFTKIIDYLLTKNVVFMTPYAYYQSLNP; encoded by the coding sequence GTGAAAAAAATCCTGAGTTACCTACTACTGATCGGTCTTTTGCCCGTATTTCTCCAATGTACCCGAACGGCGAAAAAGTCGGTTGCCAACCGGGGTACCAAACAGGTTATTATACTCAAGGCCGACGACCTGATCTTTGGGGACAGTGCCCACGTTTTTCCGGAGCGGTGGCAAAAATACCTGGACTATATCCGGCAAAAAGAGGTCAAATCCAGCGTGGGCATTATTTTAAACTCATTGGATAAAGGAACGCCAGCCTACGCCCGAGAGGTAAAGGCGTTGCAGGTTCGCGATGGTATTGAATTGTGGAACCACGGCTATACGCACCAAATGAACGGGACGGACGCGAACGGGACCAAGTTTCACGAATTCTGGAATACGTCCCTGGAGCATCAAATTACGCAGTTGCGACGCAGCCAGGCGGTGGCGCGCGAAAAGTTAGGGCTAACGCTGCATACCTTCGGGGCGGCTGGAAACGCTCAGGACAGCAATACCGTGAAGGCACTGGCTCAATTTCCCGACCTGAAAGTCTGGCTGCGGGGCGATACGACATCGAACAAATTTATCCTGAAAAAACAATCCGGCGACCTGGTGGAGTTTCCAGTGCATAATCCTGATTACCAGCAGTTTATTGCCCATTATGACCCGACCAAGGCTTATTTGTTGCTCCAATACCATCCGATGAGCTGGGACGAACGGCGCTTTGGCGAATTCACTAAAATCATCGATTACCTATTGACAAAAAACGTGGTCTTCATGACACCGTATGCGTATTATCAGTCGCTAAATCCTTAA
- a CDS encoding glycosyl hydrolase family 28 protein, with protein MILLNKRPWKKRLLQNAWIVATFWLLASFRLGNDTPRIFLIGDSTMSVKSPDNAPETGWGMAFAEYIDQGRAQVQNHAMNGRSTKSFRTEGRWAKVVEQLKPNDWVLIQFAHNDQKIKDSTRYAAPQTDYRKNLIRYVEETRQKGANPILITPVERRKFDEKGQFVDQHGEYPAVVKAVARELKVPLIDLQTKSNQAILQHGVEGSKALFMHFTGGFYPKSPNGKIDDTHFSKYGAEVMASLVAEEIQAQKLPIGQFFKPFGTTDKYVYELPHVLQPVFRKDTFNVLKYGAKSDGQSLNNQAINRAIDACNQAGGGTVLIPKGFWLTGPIVLKSNVNLHLMEGALLQFSSNRNDYPLVETNWEGQDAIRCQAPISALKAQNIAITGKGVVDGAGQVWRQVKKEKLTESQWKKLIASGGVVDPNGNAWYPSEQSMKGNKTAKVGLIKAGYTLQNSQEWRDYLRPNLVVLNGCKQVLLEGVTFQNSPAWCLHPLLTDHITLRNVTVRNPWFAQNGDGLDLESCRYGLIENCSFDVGDDGICIKSGRDEEGRKRGVPTENVIVQNCTVFHGHGGFVIGSEMSGGVKNLFVTNCNFLGTDVGLRFKTARGRGGVVENIYVSDINMTNIPGEAILFDMYYMAKDPVPQAGAKNELPEMKAEPLNEGTPQFKNFYIRNVVCQGAETGILIRGLPEMSIKNIQIENAVLESNKGLVCIEAENIQLKNVTLRTRDKLPMQVQNSKNVTLDNIHYDVANTDVVLKLSGNRTQNVRLLNTDTSKARKDVELSAEVSPKVLSKK; from the coding sequence ATGATATTATTGAACAAAAGGCCCTGGAAAAAGCGCTTGCTGCAAAACGCCTGGATTGTAGCCACATTTTGGTTATTAGCAAGTTTTCGCCTGGGCAACGATACGCCTCGCATTTTCCTGATTGGCGATTCAACCATGTCGGTCAAATCGCCGGACAATGCACCGGAAACGGGCTGGGGAATGGCCTTCGCGGAGTATATCGACCAGGGCCGGGCTCAGGTGCAGAATCATGCCATGAACGGGCGGAGTACGAAAAGCTTTCGGACCGAGGGACGCTGGGCAAAAGTCGTTGAACAACTGAAACCGAACGATTGGGTACTGATTCAGTTTGCACATAACGACCAGAAAATCAAAGATTCAACGCGCTACGCTGCGCCCCAAACCGATTACCGGAAAAACCTGATTCGCTACGTTGAAGAAACCCGCCAGAAAGGAGCCAATCCAATCTTGATTACGCCGGTGGAACGGCGAAAATTCGATGAAAAAGGGCAATTTGTGGACCAGCACGGGGAATACCCCGCCGTGGTCAAAGCCGTAGCGCGGGAATTAAAAGTACCTTTGATTGATCTACAGACTAAAAGTAATCAGGCGATTCTTCAGCACGGAGTCGAAGGGTCGAAAGCCTTGTTTATGCACTTTACTGGTGGTTTTTACCCGAAATCACCAAACGGTAAAATTGACGATACGCATTTCTCGAAATACGGCGCGGAGGTGATGGCTAGTCTGGTTGCGGAAGAAATTCAAGCCCAGAAGCTGCCAATAGGGCAATTTTTTAAACCGTTCGGGACAACCGATAAATACGTCTACGAACTGCCGCATGTATTGCAGCCGGTTTTCCGGAAAGATACCTTCAATGTCCTGAAATACGGCGCAAAGTCGGACGGCCAATCATTAAACAATCAGGCTATTAATCGGGCTATCGATGCCTGCAACCAGGCGGGTGGGGGTACGGTCTTAATTCCAAAAGGCTTCTGGCTAACGGGACCTATCGTTTTGAAAAGCAATGTAAATCTTCATTTAATGGAGGGCGCCTTGCTTCAGTTCAGCAGCAACCGCAACGACTATCCGCTGGTCGAAACGAACTGGGAAGGTCAGGACGCTATTCGGTGCCAGGCACCCATTTCGGCCCTAAAAGCGCAAAATATCGCCATCACAGGCAAAGGCGTTGTGGACGGAGCCGGACAGGTGTGGCGGCAGGTGAAAAAGGAAAAGCTTACCGAGTCGCAGTGGAAAAAACTGATTGCTTCGGGCGGCGTAGTTGATCCGAACGGCAATGCGTGGTATCCATCAGAACAGTCGATGAAGGGCAACAAAACGGCCAAAGTAGGCCTAATCAAAGCCGGTTATACCTTACAAAATTCGCAGGAGTGGCGGGACTACCTGCGGCCCAATCTGGTTGTTTTGAACGGCTGTAAGCAGGTCTTGCTGGAAGGCGTAACGTTTCAGAACTCACCCGCCTGGTGTTTGCATCCGCTCCTGACAGACCACATTACATTGCGGAATGTAACCGTTCGGAATCCGTGGTTCGCGCAGAACGGCGATGGGCTAGACCTGGAATCCTGCCGCTACGGCCTGATCGAAAACTGTAGCTTTGACGTAGGCGACGACGGCATTTGCATTAAATCGGGCCGGGATGAAGAAGGGCGCAAGCGTGGCGTGCCAACCGAAAATGTGATCGTGCAAAATTGTACCGTATTTCACGGGCATGGGGGCTTTGTGATCGGGAGCGAAATGTCGGGCGGAGTAAAAAATTTATTTGTCACCAACTGTAATTTTCTGGGTACCGACGTTGGTCTGCGCTTCAAAACGGCGCGGGGCCGGGGCGGGGTGGTTGAAAACATCTATGTTTCGGACATCAACATGACCAACATTCCCGGCGAGGCGATTTTGTTTGACATGTACTACATGGCCAAAGATCCGGTGCCGCAGGCGGGGGCTAAAAACGAACTGCCCGAAATGAAAGCCGAACCGCTGAATGAAGGAACGCCCCAGTTTAAAAATTTCTACATTCGGAATGTGGTGTGTCAGGGCGCAGAAACGGGAATTCTGATTCGTGGTTTACCCGAAATGAGCATTAAAAATATTCAGATTGAGAACGCTGTTCTGGAAAGCAACAAAGGGCTGGTGTGTATTGAAGCCGAAAATATTCAGCTGAAAAACGTAACGCTTCGGACGCGGGATAAGCTGCCGATGCAGGTTCAGAACAGCAAAAATGTAACACTGGACAACATTCATTACGACGTAGCGAATACCGATGTGGTGCTGAAACTGAGCGGCAACCGGACGCAGAACGTACGGCTGTTGAATACGGATACGTCTAAAGCACGCAAAGACGTGGAGCTCAGCGCCGAGGTTTCGCCAAAAGTGTTGAGTAAAAAATAG
- a CDS encoding hybrid sensor histidine kinase/response regulator transcription factor, which yields MFVRLACLCLLVNLFLAGFLAAQPRSYSFSHLGSNQNLSNNQINSILKDQQGFIWFGTLSGLNRYDGYTCKVFHHDIRDTTSLIDSYIERIDEGPGGFLWVFTRKGINIYDPSTERFIRNADRFARRLGLPDARIRSVKKDPKGAFWFLHATNGLYIYHAPNRQVGRLSHHAQDSSSLRANDITDINFDRQGAIWVAHQTGLLEKIDGSTKRVVYRNTQIHASCTERSSNFQLFVDQDNDVWISESRGTAGAFYLNPKTGLLHHVHKDAQRGKLNSNLVRNIVQDSRGFIWLGTDHGGINVLNKKDFSVRYLVHDENEDRSVIENTIYALYRDDTGIIWAGTFKKGVSFYHENSFRFPAYRRQSPSTPSLSFDDINRFVEDQKGNLWLGTNGGGLIYYDRKQEHFTTYRNRPGDPNSLSNDVIVSLCLDRAQRLWIGTYFGGLNRWEKGKFVRYRANSANPTSLVHDNVWDLLEDSRQNLWVGTLGGGLDQLDRATGQFKHHRPGSLPSIHSDYILTLLEDKSGNLWIGHDSGIDVWNQKTGQTRYYSADTPKNKGLSNNDIIALCEDHRGWIWIGTSEGLNLYDKRTDTFRTFRKEDGLPDHTVQSIVEDNDHNLWMGTPNGLSNLIITKNSQTGDYQFTFRNYDELDGLPAKSFNKYAAYKTRQGELVFGSLNGFTIFDPARLGTNLQAPKIVLTDFQVLERSIRPGDVLDGKILLNRSISETQELTLTPNQNVFSLEFAALNFLHPEKNTYQYKLEGFHDEWLTVSSKMRKATFTNLDPGTYTFRVRASNNDGYWNTEGTKLKITVLPPFWRSNIAFVLYALLIIGALLLARWIILERARLNFRMEQERQEAKRMHELDMMKIKFFTNVSHEFRTPLTLILNPLDRLVKETTDPEQARHFQLIQRNAKRLLNFVNQLLDFRRLEVQELKLYPTHNDLVAFCREIFYTFSDLSEKKNILFSFQTNVDDLEIYFDTDKMERILFNLLSNAFKFTPEHGRVILKINLLEQQPDDAQHWLEIAVQDSGIGIPSDKQEKIFERFFQHDIPGTIVNQGSGIGLAITKEFVRLHGGQIYVDSEPNHGSAFTVRLPIQREVAYPVIHPPVVEAIAGKTENKAEPMADTGKNGPKKPVVLLIDDNEDFRFYLKDNLRSQYTILEAANGKDGWHQILTHTPDLIVSDVMMPEMDGISLCRKVRADKRTSHTPVLLLTARSAEAQKLEGLETGANDYITKPFNFEILQVRIKNLISQRHLMEKSVQKHIEVSPSEIEITSLDEKLIQRALEVVEKNMANPDFSVEELSRELGMSRVHLYKKLLALTNRTPIEFIRTIRLQRAAKLLEKSQLTVAEIAYQVGFNNPKYFTKYFKQEFDTLPSAYVAEKRQVKVS from the coding sequence ATGTTCGTAAGGTTAGCTTGCCTTTGCCTTCTAGTCAACCTGTTCCTGGCAGGTTTCCTAGCGGCTCAACCACGGTCCTATTCATTTAGCCATTTAGGCAGTAATCAAAATCTTTCCAACAACCAGATTAATAGCATTTTAAAGGATCAGCAGGGGTTTATCTGGTTTGGCACCCTATCCGGCCTAAACCGGTACGATGGCTATACCTGCAAGGTTTTTCACCACGACATTCGCGATACTACGTCACTGATTGATAGTTACATTGAGCGGATTGACGAAGGACCCGGGGGATTTTTGTGGGTTTTTACCCGGAAAGGAATTAATATTTATGACCCATCCACGGAGCGGTTTATTCGTAACGCCGACCGCTTTGCCCGGAGGCTGGGCCTTCCGGACGCCCGGATCAGATCCGTTAAGAAAGACCCCAAAGGTGCTTTCTGGTTTTTGCACGCCACCAATGGACTTTATATCTACCACGCTCCCAATCGGCAAGTCGGTCGGTTAAGTCACCATGCCCAGGATTCCAGTTCACTGCGCGCCAACGACATAACAGACATTAATTTTGATCGACAGGGCGCCATCTGGGTGGCGCACCAAACGGGCCTGCTCGAAAAAATTGACGGATCTACCAAACGCGTTGTTTACCGAAATACTCAAATTCATGCCTCCTGTACCGAACGAAGCTCAAACTTTCAACTTTTTGTTGATCAGGATAATGACGTGTGGATCTCGGAGAGCCGAGGCACGGCCGGCGCCTTTTATCTGAACCCTAAAACGGGTTTGCTGCATCACGTTCACAAAGACGCGCAACGGGGCAAACTCAATTCCAATCTGGTGCGCAACATTGTGCAGGATTCGCGTGGGTTCATCTGGCTCGGCACTGATCACGGGGGCATCAACGTACTTAATAAAAAGGATTTTTCGGTTCGCTATCTCGTTCATGATGAAAATGAAGATCGGAGCGTTATTGAGAATACCATTTATGCACTTTACCGGGACGACACGGGCATAATCTGGGCGGGCACGTTCAAAAAAGGAGTTAGTTTCTACCACGAAAATAGCTTCCGTTTCCCGGCCTACCGCCGCCAGAGTCCTTCTACACCCAGCCTCAGCTTCGATGACATAAACCGATTTGTAGAAGACCAAAAAGGCAATTTATGGCTGGGAACCAACGGGGGTGGTCTGATTTACTACGACCGGAAACAGGAACATTTTACGACTTACCGAAATCGACCAGGCGACCCGAACAGTTTGAGCAATGATGTCATCGTCAGTTTGTGTCTGGATCGTGCACAACGGCTTTGGATTGGCACTTACTTCGGGGGACTGAACCGTTGGGAAAAAGGTAAATTTGTCCGTTACCGCGCTAATTCAGCCAACCCAACGAGTCTGGTTCACGATAACGTCTGGGACTTACTGGAAGATTCCCGCCAGAATTTATGGGTAGGCACGCTCGGCGGCGGCCTTGACCAGTTGGACCGCGCCACGGGTCAGTTTAAACACCATCGTCCCGGCTCGCTCCCCAGCATTCATTCCGATTATATCCTGACTTTACTGGAAGATAAAAGTGGTAATCTCTGGATCGGACACGACTCCGGCATAGATGTCTGGAATCAGAAAACAGGGCAAACCCGGTATTATTCAGCCGATACTCCCAAAAATAAAGGCCTGAGTAACAACGACATCATTGCCCTATGCGAAGATCACCGGGGCTGGATCTGGATCGGCACTTCCGAAGGTCTTAATCTGTATGACAAACGCACGGATACGTTTCGCACTTTTCGCAAAGAAGATGGTTTGCCCGACCACACCGTTCAAAGCATTGTTGAGGATAATGACCATAATCTGTGGATGGGAACGCCCAACGGCTTGTCTAATTTGATAATTACCAAGAACAGCCAAACGGGCGATTATCAATTTACCTTCCGCAATTACGACGAACTGGATGGACTCCCGGCCAAATCCTTTAACAAGTACGCGGCCTACAAAACCCGGCAGGGAGAGTTGGTTTTTGGTAGTTTGAATGGTTTTACCATTTTTGATCCGGCGCGTTTGGGCACGAACCTCCAAGCCCCCAAGATTGTCCTGACTGACTTCCAGGTTCTTGAACGCAGCATTCGTCCGGGCGACGTTTTAGACGGCAAAATCCTTCTCAACCGCTCGATCAGCGAGACGCAAGAACTGACGCTTACACCGAATCAAAACGTTTTTTCCCTTGAATTTGCGGCGTTAAACTTCCTGCATCCCGAAAAAAACACCTACCAATACAAGCTGGAGGGATTCCATGATGAGTGGTTAACGGTGAGTTCTAAAATGCGCAAAGCCACGTTCACTAACCTCGATCCGGGCACCTACACGTTTCGGGTTCGGGCATCCAACAACGACGGTTACTGGAACACGGAAGGAACGAAATTAAAGATTACCGTCCTGCCACCATTCTGGCGCAGCAACATCGCCTTTGTGCTTTATGCGCTGCTCATTATCGGCGCTCTATTGCTGGCTCGCTGGATCATCCTGGAACGAGCACGCTTGAATTTTCGGATGGAGCAGGAGCGCCAGGAAGCCAAGCGGATGCACGAACTGGATATGATGAAGATCAAGTTTTTCACCAATGTCAGCCACGAATTTCGTACACCGCTTACCCTGATTCTTAATCCGTTGGACCGGTTAGTGAAGGAAACGACTGACCCGGAACAGGCTCGCCATTTTCAGCTTATCCAGCGAAATGCCAAACGGTTGCTCAATTTTGTCAATCAACTGCTGGATTTTCGGCGGTTGGAAGTGCAGGAACTAAAGCTTTACCCGACCCATAACGATCTGGTCGCTTTTTGCCGGGAGATTTTCTATACGTTCTCCGATTTATCCGAAAAGAAGAACATTCTTTTTAGCTTCCAGACGAATGTCGATGATCTGGAAATTTACTTTGACACCGACAAAATGGAGCGGATCTTGTTCAATCTGCTTTCAAATGCCTTTAAATTTACTCCTGAACACGGGCGGGTTATCCTCAAAATTAATTTGCTGGAGCAACAGCCCGACGACGCGCAACACTGGCTCGAAATTGCGGTGCAGGATTCCGGAATTGGTATTCCCAGCGATAAGCAGGAAAAGATTTTTGAGCGGTTTTTCCAACATGACATTCCCGGCACCATTGTCAATCAGGGGAGCGGCATTGGGCTGGCGATCACCAAGGAATTCGTTCGGCTCCACGGCGGGCAAATCTACGTTGATTCCGAACCCAATCACGGCAGTGCCTTTACCGTCAGGCTGCCCATCCAGCGGGAGGTGGCGTATCCGGTAATTCACCCGCCCGTTGTCGAAGCGATTGCGGGTAAAACAGAAAACAAGGCCGAACCGATGGCCGACACCGGCAAAAACGGCCCGAAAAAGCCGGTTGTTCTGCTCATTGATGATAATGAAGATTTCCGTTTTTACCTGAAAGATAACCTTCGGAGTCAATACACAATTCTGGAAGCAGCAAACGGTAAAGATGGCTGGCACCAGATTTTGACACATACACCTGATCTGATTGTGAGTGATGTGATGATGCCAGAAATGGATGGAATTTCGCTTTGCCGCAAGGTCCGCGCTGATAAGCGCACCTCCCACACCCCGGTTCTGCTGCTGACTGCCCGCAGTGCCGAAGCGCAAAAACTGGAAGGGTTGGAAACTGGAGCCAACGACTACATCACGAAGCCTTTTAATTTTGAAATTCTACAGGTTCGAATAAAAAACCTGATTTCGCAGCGTCACCTGATGGAGAAATCCGTGCAAAAGCACATTGAGGTTAGTCCCAGCGAAATTGAAATTACGTCGCTGGACGAAAAGCTGATTCAGCGCGCCCTCGAAGTCGTGGAAAAAAACATGGCCAATCCTGATTTTTCGGTGGAAGAACTCAGCCGGGAATTGGGCATGAGCCGGGTACATTTGTACAAAAAATTACTGGCACTCACTAACCGAACGCCCATTGAGTTTATTCGTACCATTCGGTTGCAAAGAGCGGCCAAGCTTTTGGAGAAAAGCCAATTAACGGTCGCGGAAATTGCGTATCAGGTTGGATTCAACAATCCGAAGTATTTTACTAAATATTTCAAGCAGGAGTTCGATACGCTGCCCTCCGCCTACGTAGCCGAAAAACGGCAGGTTAAAGTAAGCTAG
- a CDS encoding plastocyanin/azurin family copper-binding protein encodes MRLLFIFCLLFGYTTYAQTSRPLTEDDYYRLITLPVPEGVSLEVGGMAVLPDGRLGVCTRRGEVWMISNPYMQGTRQPQYKRFATGLHEPLGLAYHKGTVYATQRGELTRLLDTDNNGVADDYQSVVKWPLSGNYHEYSYGPIFLPNNDMLITLNLGWIGRGASLAKWRGWMLTVNDKGELKPYATGLRSPAGFNILRDGSIFYTENQGDWVGSGRMTELKRGDFAGNPEGLRWSGEPGSPLTLKLSDVPSTGKPMHEVAKSVPNLKVPAIWFPHTLMGISTSDIAEDTTRHRFGPFDGQLFVGDQGHSTVMRVFLEKVNGEYQGACFPFRQGFMSGILRLRWGLDGSLFAGMTSRGWSATGKAPFGVQRLVWTGKTPFEMKAIRSMPDGFEVEFTLPVDRKTAENSNSYTLSSFTYKYHSTYGSPIEDARELPIRGIVVAEDGLKARIVVDTTLREGYIHQLKAEGIKSATGLSLLHNTGYYTLNHIAPGTKLTIAAPAKHNHDMASMTATKATPATKSKGGKAPAASAKRLTEQPADWENGPDQVITVGTLPGLKFDQTQLQVKAGSRVKWVFNNNDDMLHNCVIVKPATANPVGEAALKLNLNGPKMQYVPNSPNVLFHTNILQPETSEAIYFVAPKEPGDYQYLCTFPGHHTLMQGILKVVK; translated from the coding sequence ATGAGACTCTTATTTATATTCTGTTTGCTTTTTGGTTATACGACTTACGCCCAAACGTCCCGTCCGTTAACCGAAGATGATTACTACCGGCTAATCACGCTGCCGGTACCCGAAGGAGTTAGCCTGGAAGTAGGTGGCATGGCCGTGTTGCCTGATGGTCGCCTGGGCGTTTGTACCCGCCGGGGCGAGGTCTGGATGATCTCCAATCCGTACATGCAGGGCACTCGCCAACCGCAGTACAAGCGCTTTGCTACGGGGTTGCACGAGCCTTTGGGCCTTGCCTATCACAAAGGCACGGTTTACGCTACCCAACGCGGTGAATTGACGCGTTTGCTGGATACGGACAACAACGGCGTTGCCGACGACTATCAGTCTGTAGTAAAATGGCCACTCTCCGGTAATTACCACGAATACAGTTATGGCCCGATTTTTCTGCCTAACAACGATATGCTAATTACGCTGAACCTGGGCTGGATTGGCCGGGGAGCCAGTCTGGCAAAATGGCGTGGCTGGATGTTGACGGTTAATGACAAAGGAGAGTTGAAGCCGTATGCCACCGGTCTGCGGTCACCGGCTGGTTTCAATATTTTGCGGGATGGCAGTATTTTCTACACCGAAAATCAAGGCGACTGGGTTGGTTCTGGCCGCATGACCGAACTGAAAAGAGGTGATTTTGCCGGTAACCCGGAAGGGCTACGTTGGTCGGGTGAGCCAGGTTCGCCCCTGACGTTGAAACTGTCAGACGTACCCAGTACGGGTAAACCCATGCACGAAGTCGCGAAATCGGTACCGAATCTGAAAGTTCCGGCCATCTGGTTTCCGCACACGTTGATGGGAATTTCTACTTCGGATATTGCCGAAGATACAACCCGTCACCGCTTCGGCCCTTTCGATGGTCAGTTATTCGTCGGTGATCAGGGGCACAGTACGGTGATGCGGGTATTCCTGGAAAAAGTAAATGGCGAATACCAGGGCGCTTGCTTTCCGTTCCGCCAGGGTTTCATGTCTGGAATTCTGCGCTTACGCTGGGGTCTGGATGGTTCTCTTTTCGCGGGTATGACCAGCCGGGGCTGGTCGGCAACGGGCAAAGCCCCGTTTGGTGTGCAGCGACTTGTCTGGACCGGGAAAACGCCGTTCGAGATGAAGGCAATTCGCTCAATGCCGGATGGGTTTGAAGTCGAATTTACTTTGCCTGTCGATCGTAAGACAGCGGAAAACAGCAACTCCTACACGCTTAGCAGCTTTACGTATAAGTACCACAGTACGTATGGCAGTCCCATTGAAGATGCCCGTGAGTTACCTATCCGGGGTATCGTTGTTGCTGAAGATGGACTTAAAGCCCGTATTGTGGTGGATACGACCTTACGCGAAGGCTATATTCATCAGTTAAAGGCAGAAGGTATTAAATCGGCCACTGGTTTATCCCTGTTGCACAATACGGGATATTACACCCTTAACCACATCGCTCCCGGTACTAAATTGACGATTGCCGCTCCCGCCAAGCACAACCACGACATGGCTTCCATGACAGCGACGAAAGCCACCCCTGCTACCAAAAGCAAAGGCGGAAAAGCGCCGGCGGCTAGTGCGAAGCGCCTGACCGAGCAACCCGCTGATTGGGAGAACGGCCCTGATCAGGTCATTACTGTAGGTACGCTGCCCGGTCTTAAGTTCGATCAGACGCAGTTGCAAGTCAAAGCGGGCAGCCGGGTAAAGTGGGTTTTTAATAATAATGACGACATGCTGCATAACTGCGTTATTGTGAAACCTGCCACTGCCAATCCAGTTGGAGAAGCGGCGTTGAAACTCAACCTCAATGGCCCTAAAATGCAGTATGTGCCAAACTCGCCTAATGTGCTGTTCCACACTAATATTTTGCAACCCGAAACCAGCGAAGCGATCTATTTTGTAGCGCCCAAAGAACCGGGTGATTATCAATACCTCTGCACTTTTCCAGGGCACCACACGCTCATGCAGGGCATTCTTAAAGTAGTGAAATAG